One Mycolicibacterium sarraceniae genomic window carries:
- a CDS encoding ferredoxin--NADP reductase translates to MTQVPPDEPLGSHVLELEVTDVVEETDDSRSLVFGVPTGADIPADRLRYAPGQFLTLRIPSDRTGSVARCYSLCSSPFTDDALTVTIKRTVDGYASNWLCDHAHKGMRMHVLAPSGTFVPKTLDADFLLIAAGSGITPMLAICKSALSQGSGQVTLLYANRDERSVIFGSTLRDLTATYPDRLTVVHWLESVQGLPSVPALSQLMAPYTDRQAFICGPGPFMKAAEEALGALNVPAKQVHIEVFRSLDTDPFAMVKIEDDGDEPPATAVIELDGQSHTVSWPRSATLLDVLLDKGLDVPFSCREGHCGACAVVKRSGEVEMDINDVLEPSDIDEGLILSCQARPKSDSVEVTYDE, encoded by the coding sequence GTGACGCAGGTTCCACCCGACGAGCCACTGGGTAGCCACGTGCTCGAATTGGAAGTCACCGACGTTGTCGAGGAGACCGACGACTCGCGGTCGCTGGTGTTCGGCGTGCCCACCGGCGCGGACATCCCGGCCGACCGCCTGCGCTACGCGCCCGGTCAGTTCCTGACGTTGCGCATCCCTAGCGACCGGACCGGCTCGGTGGCGCGCTGCTACTCGCTGTGCAGCTCACCGTTCACCGATGACGCCCTGACCGTCACGATCAAACGCACCGTCGACGGCTACGCGTCGAACTGGCTGTGCGACCACGCCCACAAAGGCATGAGGATGCACGTCCTGGCGCCATCCGGCACGTTCGTGCCCAAAACCCTGGACGCCGACTTCCTGCTCATCGCCGCGGGCAGCGGCATCACCCCGATGCTGGCCATCTGCAAGTCGGCGCTGTCGCAGGGCAGTGGTCAGGTCACGCTGCTTTATGCCAACCGCGACGAGCGTTCGGTGATCTTCGGCAGCACACTGCGCGACCTGACGGCCACGTACCCGGACCGGCTGACGGTCGTGCACTGGCTGGAGTCCGTGCAGGGCCTGCCGAGCGTGCCGGCCCTGAGTCAGCTGATGGCCCCCTACACCGACCGGCAGGCGTTCATCTGCGGACCCGGCCCGTTCATGAAAGCCGCCGAGGAAGCGTTGGGGGCGTTGAACGTCCCCGCCAAGCAGGTGCATATCGAGGTGTTTCGCTCGCTGGACACCGATCCGTTCGCGATGGTGAAGATCGAGGACGACGGCGACGAGCCGCCCGCCACCGCCGTCATCGAACTCGACGGGCAGTCCCACACCGTGTCCTGGCCGCGCAGCGCCACATTGCTCGACGTCCTGCTCGACAAGGGACTCGACGTCCCATTCTCCTGCCGCGAGGGGCACTGCGGCGCCTGCGCGGTGGTCAAGCGCAGCGGCGAGGTCGAGATGGACATCAACGACGTCCTCGAGCCCAGCGATATCGACGAGGGGCTGATCCTGTCGTGCCAGGCCCGGCCGAAGTCCGATTCGGTCGAAGTCACCTACGACGAATAG
- a CDS encoding acyl-CoA dehydrogenase: MSATITDEQFAARELVHSWAASCGALAAVRDVEQGAPDAWRPVYRGLAELGLFGVAVSEDAGGAGGSVQDLCAMVEEAARALIPGPVATTAVATLVVTDAELLQALAAGEATAGLALSASLTRDGDRVSGTADYVLGADTSGVLLLPVGDEVVVVDAAADGVTVELLSATDFSRPLATVTLSSAPAATLAVSRRRFEDLTATVLAAETAGVARWTLDTAVDYAKVREQFGKPIGSFQAIKHMCAEMLLRSQQAAVAASDAAVAASVDIAGPAAPEGDGEQQLAVAAAIAAAIGIESAQVNAKDAIQVLGGIGITWEHDAHLFLRRAYSIGQILGGRPLWLRRVAALTLDGVRRELHIDLDSVAHLQPEIAAAAAEVAALPPDQRQPALADTGLLAPHWPKPYGREASPAEQLLIDSELARFDVQRPDLVIGWWAVPTILEGGTPEQIERFVPATLRGDIIWCQLFSEPGAGSDLAALRTKAVRAEGGWKLTGQKVWTSAAQKAHWGVCLARTDPDAPKHKGITYFLIDMRSPGLLVRPLREITGDELFNEVFFDDVFVPDDMVVGTVNDGWRLARTTLANERVAMAQGTALGNPVEEMLEAVAARGDLDTALADQAAKLILSAQAGALLDQRIAQLAVGGHDTSAEASARKLIGVRHRQALAEFRQELSESGGLTIDGYVHDFLNTRCLTIAGGTEQILLTLAGERLLGLPR, translated from the coding sequence GTGTCTGCCACCATCACCGATGAACAGTTTGCCGCCCGCGAGCTGGTCCACAGCTGGGCCGCGTCGTGTGGCGCACTTGCCGCCGTGCGCGACGTCGAACAGGGCGCGCCGGATGCCTGGCGCCCGGTGTATCGCGGCCTCGCTGAGCTGGGACTGTTCGGGGTCGCGGTATCCGAGGACGCCGGCGGTGCCGGCGGATCGGTGCAGGACCTGTGCGCCATGGTCGAGGAGGCAGCGCGGGCGCTGATCCCGGGGCCGGTCGCGACGACGGCGGTGGCGACGCTGGTCGTCACTGATGCTGAGCTGCTCCAAGCGCTGGCTGCGGGGGAGGCGACGGCGGGGCTGGCCCTGTCCGCGAGCCTGACGCGCGACGGTGACCGGGTCTCGGGCACCGCCGACTATGTTCTCGGCGCGGATACCTCCGGCGTGCTGCTGCTGCCGGTGGGCGATGAGGTCGTCGTGGTCGACGCCGCCGCCGACGGCGTCACTGTCGAGCTGCTGTCGGCCACCGACTTCTCCCGCCCGCTGGCCACGGTGACACTGAGCTCCGCCCCGGCCGCCACACTCGCGGTGTCGCGGCGCCGCTTCGAAGACCTCACCGCCACCGTGCTGGCCGCCGAAACCGCCGGCGTGGCCCGCTGGACGCTGGACACCGCCGTCGACTACGCGAAGGTGCGCGAGCAGTTCGGCAAGCCGATCGGCAGCTTCCAGGCCATCAAGCACATGTGCGCCGAAATGCTGCTGCGCTCGCAGCAGGCCGCCGTCGCCGCCTCTGATGCGGCCGTCGCCGCCTCTGTCGATATCGCCGGCCCAGCGGCTCCGGAAGGCGACGGCGAACAGCAGCTCGCCGTCGCTGCGGCCATCGCCGCGGCCATCGGCATCGAGTCGGCTCAGGTCAACGCCAAGGACGCCATCCAGGTGCTCGGCGGTATCGGCATCACCTGGGAACACGATGCCCATCTCTTCCTGCGCCGCGCCTACAGCATCGGCCAGATCCTGGGTGGCCGGCCGCTTTGGCTGCGCCGAGTCGCCGCGCTGACGCTGGACGGCGTTCGTCGCGAGCTGCACATCGACCTGGATTCCGTCGCGCACCTGCAGCCCGAAATCGCCGCTGCCGCAGCCGAAGTCGCCGCGCTACCGCCCGATCAGCGGCAGCCCGCGCTGGCCGATACCGGCTTGCTCGCGCCGCACTGGCCCAAGCCCTACGGGCGCGAGGCCTCACCGGCCGAGCAACTGCTCATCGATTCCGAGCTGGCCAGGTTCGACGTTCAGCGCCCCGATCTGGTGATCGGCTGGTGGGCGGTGCCGACGATCCTCGAGGGCGGCACGCCGGAACAGATCGAACGCTTCGTGCCGGCCACGCTGCGCGGCGACATCATCTGGTGCCAGCTGTTTTCCGAGCCCGGCGCCGGATCGGATCTGGCCGCCCTGCGCACCAAAGCCGTTCGCGCCGAGGGCGGTTGGAAGCTCACCGGTCAGAAGGTATGGACGTCGGCGGCGCAGAAGGCGCACTGGGGTGTGTGCCTGGCCCGTACTGACCCCGACGCGCCGAAGCATAAAGGCATCACGTACTTCCTGATCGACATGCGCTCGCCCGGCCTGCTGGTCCGGCCGCTGCGCGAGATCACCGGCGACGAGCTGTTCAACGAAGTGTTCTTCGACGACGTCTTCGTGCCCGACGATATGGTGGTCGGCACCGTCAACGATGGCTGGCGGCTGGCGCGGACCACCCTGGCCAACGAGCGTGTCGCGATGGCGCAGGGCACCGCGTTGGGCAATCCGGTGGAGGAGATGCTCGAAGCGGTCGCGGCGCGCGGTGATCTCGACACTGCGCTGGCCGACCAGGCAGCCAAGCTGATCCTGTCCGCACAGGCGGGTGCACTGCTCGATCAGAGGATCGCGCAGCTGGCTGTCGGGGGACACGACACCAGTGCGGAAGCCAGCGCGCGCAAGCTGATTGGCGTGCGGCACCGGCAGGCGCTGGCCGAGTTCCGTCAAGAGCTGTCCGAATCGGGCGGGCTCACCATTGACGGATACGTGCACGACTTCCTCAACACCCGGTGCCTGACCATCGCGGGCGGCACCGAGCAGATCCTGCTCACGCTGGCCGGCGAGCGGCTGCTGGGCCTGCCGCGGTAG
- the kstR gene encoding cholesterol catabolism transcriptional regulator KstR, with amino-acid sequence MSSPAQKSSAGGAGSQPRDVLPVSVLAESELGSEAQRERRKRILDATMAIASKGGYEAVQMRAVADRADVAVGTLYRYFPSKVHLLVSALAREFERIDSKTDRSVVSGGSPFHRLSLMVSKLNRAMQRNPLLTEAMTRAYVFADASAAGEVDHVEKIIDSMFARAMSDGEPTEDQYHIARVISDVWLSNLLAWLTRRASATDVSKRLDLAVRLLIGDDGES; translated from the coding sequence ATGTCATCGCCAGCGCAGAAATCGTCGGCCGGCGGCGCGGGTTCACAGCCACGCGACGTGCTACCGGTGTCAGTTCTGGCCGAATCAGAACTCGGCTCAGAAGCCCAGCGTGAGCGCCGCAAGCGCATTCTGGACGCGACCATGGCGATCGCCTCCAAGGGTGGCTACGAGGCCGTTCAGATGCGTGCGGTGGCCGATCGTGCCGATGTGGCCGTCGGCACTCTCTACCGCTACTTCCCGTCGAAGGTCCACCTGCTGGTTTCGGCGCTGGCGCGGGAGTTCGAACGCATCGACTCCAAGACCGACCGGTCAGTGGTTTCCGGCGGCTCGCCCTTCCATCGATTGAGCCTCATGGTCAGCAAGCTGAACCGGGCCATGCAGCGCAACCCGCTGCTGACCGAGGCGATGACGCGGGCCTACGTGTTCGCCGACGCGTCGGCGGCCGGTGAGGTTGATCACGTCGAGAAGATCATCGACAGCATGTTCGCCAGGGCCATGAGCGACGGCGAGCCGACCGAGGACCAGTACCACATCGCCCGGGTCATCTCCGATGTGTGGCTGTCCAACCTGCTGGCCTGGCTGACGCGGCGCGCCTCGGCGACCGATGTCAGCAAACGACTCGATCTTGCGGTGCGCCTGCTGATCGGCGACGACGGCGAGTCTTAG
- a CDS encoding LacI family DNA-binding transcriptional regulator yields the protein MSRSPAPRRRATLASLAAELKVSRTTISNAYNRPDQLSADLRERVLATAKRLGYAGPDPVARSLRTRRAGAVGLVITEPLTYAFSDPAALNFVAGLAESCEEVGQGLLLVAVGPDRSLPDGTSAVLGAGVDGFVVYAAAEDDPYLQTVLQRHVPVVVVDQPADVPGASRVCIDDRAATRELADYVIGLGHQEIGLLTMRLGAERCAGGQTAGVVSAERLQSSNFHAQTQRIAGVRDAMASAGLNPETLTIVESHEHRPASGAVAAELALQTNPRITALMCTADVLAISAMDYLRAHGIYVPGQMTVTGFDGIPEALSRGLTTVSQPSLEKGKRAGRLLHNPPRDGLPVIDVLPTELVRGRTAGPPA from the coding sequence ATGTCCCGAAGTCCCGCGCCGCGGCGGCGCGCGACGTTGGCCTCATTGGCCGCCGAGCTGAAGGTTTCGCGGACCACGATCTCCAACGCCTACAACCGCCCCGACCAGTTGTCGGCCGATTTGCGGGAGCGCGTGCTGGCCACCGCCAAGCGGCTGGGGTATGCCGGCCCCGACCCGGTGGCCCGCTCGCTGCGCACGCGTAGGGCCGGTGCCGTCGGGCTGGTGATCACCGAGCCCTTGACGTACGCGTTCAGTGATCCAGCCGCGCTGAATTTCGTTGCCGGACTTGCCGAATCGTGCGAAGAAGTCGGGCAGGGCCTGTTGCTGGTGGCGGTCGGACCGGACCGGAGCCTGCCGGACGGCACGAGCGCAGTTCTGGGTGCGGGCGTCGACGGATTCGTGGTGTACGCCGCGGCCGAGGACGACCCATATTTGCAGACGGTGCTGCAACGCCACGTGCCGGTCGTGGTGGTCGACCAACCCGCGGACGTGCCTGGCGCATCGCGGGTCTGCATCGACGACCGCGCCGCCACAAGGGAACTCGCCGATTACGTCATCGGGCTGGGGCACCAGGAGATCGGTTTGCTGACCATGCGTCTGGGTGCCGAGCGGTGTGCCGGCGGTCAGACCGCCGGGGTGGTGAGCGCAGAACGGTTGCAAAGCTCGAACTTTCACGCCCAGACTCAGCGGATCGCCGGTGTGCGCGATGCGATGGCCAGCGCCGGGCTGAATCCGGAGACCCTCACCATCGTCGAGAGCCACGAACACCGGCCGGCCTCCGGAGCGGTGGCAGCCGAGCTGGCGCTACAGACCAACCCGCGCATCACCGCGTTGATGTGCACGGCCGATGTGCTGGCGATTTCAGCGATGGATTATCTACGCGCGCATGGTATTTACGTGCCGGGCCAGATGACGGTCACCGGATTCGACGGGATTCCCGAGGCCCTGAGCCGGGGTTTGACGACGGTGTCCCAGCCCAGCCTGGAGAAGGGCAAACGGGCCGGCCGGCTGCTGCACAACCCACCGCGGGACGGCCTGCCGGTCATCGATGTGCTGCCCACCGAACTGGTGCGCGGCCGGACGGCGGGGCCGCCGGCTTAA
- a CDS encoding metal ABC transporter solute-binding protein, Zn/Mn family: MAAIRAVMGVSVLALTAGLTACGGGDKSARGAQSQTPTVVASTDVWGSVAQAVAGDHAKVTSIITSSSADPHSFEASPANAAAIADASLVVYNGGGYDHWVDDVLASHKGVASIDAFSLLQAPPGETQPANEHVFYDLATAKAVAAKIADKLAQDDPAHATDYTTNAETFDRNVDAIAQTETAIRTSHPGAAVVATEPVAHYLLVAAGLTDKTPSGFASAVEQDTDPAPVDVAAMLDLIKGRQVAAVVFNEQTVTEVTKQVQAAAQSAGVPVVGVTETLPDGKDYLAWQRDTADRLSAALQQNR, encoded by the coding sequence ATTGCTGCGATCCGGGCGGTCATGGGTGTGTCGGTACTAGCGCTGACGGCGGGGCTGACCGCCTGCGGCGGCGGCGACAAGTCCGCACGTGGTGCACAGAGCCAAACCCCGACCGTGGTGGCCTCCACCGATGTGTGGGGCAGCGTCGCGCAAGCCGTCGCCGGTGACCACGCCAAGGTGACCTCGATCATCACCAGCTCCTCAGCCGATCCGCACTCGTTCGAGGCCAGCCCCGCGAACGCGGCGGCCATCGCCGACGCGTCGCTGGTCGTCTACAACGGCGGCGGTTACGACCACTGGGTCGATGACGTGTTGGCCAGCCACAAGGGCGTGGCCTCAATCGACGCCTTCTCGCTGCTCCAGGCTCCCCCCGGTGAAACGCAGCCGGCCAACGAGCACGTCTTCTACGACCTGGCCACCGCCAAGGCGGTGGCCGCCAAGATCGCCGACAAGCTGGCCCAGGACGACCCTGCGCACGCCACCGATTACACGACCAACGCCGAGACCTTCGACCGCAACGTCGACGCCATCGCCCAGACCGAGACGGCCATCCGCACCAGCCATCCCGGCGCGGCCGTCGTCGCCACCGAACCCGTCGCCCACTACCTGCTGGTGGCGGCCGGCCTGACCGATAAGACACCGTCGGGGTTTGCCAGCGCCGTCGAACAAGACACCGACCCCGCCCCCGTCGACGTGGCCGCCATGCTGGACCTCATCAAGGGCCGTCAGGTCGCCGCGGTGGTGTTCAACGAGCAGACGGTCACCGAGGTGACCAAGCAGGTCCAGGCGGCCGCTCAGAGCGCCGGAGTCCCGGTCGTCGGCGTCACCGAGACCCTGCCCGACGGCAAGGACTACCTGGCCTGGCAGCGCGATACTGCCGACCGGTTGAGCGCCGCGCTCCAGCAGAACCGATAA
- a CDS encoding metal ABC transporter ATP-binding protein produces MGAETVCLSGARLAFGDRVLWDHLDVTVAPGEFIAILGPNGTGKTSLFKVLLGQLPLTAGTATIEGHPIEAGSERIGYVPQHRSVDRGLSLLGRDLVRLGMDGHHWGIAPRSRKERHRRREIVEQALDQVRATKLAKVPVGVMSGGELQRVRIAQALASDPSLLLCDEPLLNLDPASARLVAQLIDRRRQTGTAVMFVTHEINPVVPYVDRVLYLVDGRFRIGTVAEVMTSQTLSELYQADIQVVQVGDRYVVVGEHLDHSGHTHGHTHE; encoded by the coding sequence GTGGGTGCCGAGACCGTCTGCTTATCGGGTGCCCGGCTGGCCTTCGGGGACCGGGTCCTGTGGGATCACCTCGATGTGACGGTGGCCCCCGGTGAGTTCATCGCCATCCTCGGTCCCAACGGCACCGGCAAGACATCGTTGTTCAAGGTGCTGCTCGGCCAGCTGCCGCTGACGGCGGGCACGGCCACGATCGAGGGGCACCCGATCGAAGCGGGCAGCGAGCGGATCGGCTACGTTCCACAGCACCGATCGGTCGACCGTGGGCTGAGCCTGCTCGGTCGCGACCTCGTGCGCCTCGGCATGGACGGCCACCACTGGGGTATCGCACCGCGAAGCCGGAAGGAACGCCATCGCCGCCGCGAGATCGTCGAGCAGGCGTTGGATCAGGTGCGGGCCACCAAACTGGCCAAGGTCCCGGTCGGGGTGATGTCCGGCGGCGAATTGCAGCGGGTGCGCATCGCCCAGGCACTGGCCAGCGATCCGTCGCTACTGCTGTGCGACGAGCCGCTGCTCAACCTCGACCCTGCCAGCGCCAGGCTGGTCGCCCAGTTGATCGACCGCCGCCGCCAGACCGGCACGGCGGTGATGTTCGTGACGCACGAGATCAATCCGGTGGTGCCCTACGTCGACCGGGTGCTCTACCTGGTCGACGGGCGGTTCCGGATCGGCACCGTCGCCGAGGTGATGACCTCGCAGACCCTCTCGGAGCTCTACCAGGCCGATATCCAGGTGGTGCAGGTCGGCGATCGCTACGTCGTGGTCGGCGAGCACCTCGACCACTCCGGCCACACCCACGGGCACACCCATGAATGA
- a CDS encoding metal ABC transporter permease has product MNDRFSDLLAHLFSFDITADLLGRGFVQQALLAAALLALVAGLIGPFIVMRQMSFAVHGSSELSLTGAAFALLAGFNVGLGGLVGSALAAILFGILGQRARERDSAIGVVLAFGLGLAVLFIHLYPGRAGTSFALLTGQIVGVGYSGLALLVAVTVLVTGVLAISYRPLLFATADPEVAAARGVPVRALGIVFAALVGIVAAQGVQIVGALLVMSLLITPAAAAARVFSSPAAVIAASVVFAELSAVLGIVLSLAPGVPVSVFVTTISFVIYLVCWAVSRRRVDPAAA; this is encoded by the coding sequence ATGAATGACCGATTCTCCGACCTGCTCGCTCACCTGTTCTCGTTCGACATCACCGCGGACCTACTGGGGCGGGGGTTCGTCCAACAGGCCCTGCTCGCGGCTGCACTGCTGGCGCTGGTGGCCGGTCTGATCGGGCCGTTCATCGTGATGCGTCAGATGTCGTTCGCCGTCCACGGTTCCAGCGAGCTGTCACTGACCGGCGCGGCGTTCGCGCTGCTGGCCGGGTTCAACGTCGGGCTCGGCGGACTGGTCGGCAGCGCGCTGGCGGCAATCCTGTTCGGCATTCTGGGCCAGCGGGCCCGTGAGCGTGACTCGGCGATCGGTGTGGTGCTGGCGTTCGGGCTGGGACTGGCCGTGCTGTTCATCCACCTGTATCCCGGCCGCGCCGGCACCAGCTTCGCCCTGCTGACGGGTCAGATCGTCGGGGTTGGCTACTCCGGGCTGGCGCTGCTCGTGGCGGTGACGGTGTTGGTGACCGGTGTGCTGGCCATCAGCTATCGACCGCTGCTGTTCGCCACCGCCGACCCGGAAGTGGCTGCCGCACGCGGTGTCCCGGTGCGGGCACTGGGCATCGTGTTCGCGGCGCTGGTCGGCATCGTGGCCGCCCAAGGCGTGCAGATCGTCGGGGCTCTGCTGGTGATGTCGCTGCTCATCACGCCGGCTGCGGCGGCAGCCCGGGTGTTCAGCTCGCCCGCCGCGGTGATCGCGGCATCGGTGGTATTCGCCGAGCTGTCCGCGGTGCTCGGCATCGTGCTGTCGCTGGCGCCCGGCGTGCCGGTGTCGGTGTTCGTCACGACGATCTCGTTCGTGATCTATCTGGTGTGTTGGGCCGTCAGCCGGCGCCGGGTTGACCCCGCCGCGGCCTGA
- a CDS encoding LamB/YcsF family protein — translation MTSVDVNADLGEGFGVWELGDDAAMLDIVTSANLACGFHAGDPAGMLRTARAAAERGVRIGAQVSYRDLAGFGRRFIDVAPAELTAEVIYQIGALQALAHAAGSTVGYVKPHGALYNTIVTHRDQARAVAEAVRAVDPGLPVLNLAGSVFFEEAQRLGLRTVAEAFADRAYRPDGTLVSRREEGAVLDDPEQIAERVAHMVRTGQVQAVDGSSIDVHAESICVHGDSPGAVTIAGAVRDRLLRDSAELVAFV, via the coding sequence GTGACATCCGTGGACGTGAACGCCGACCTGGGCGAAGGCTTCGGGGTGTGGGAACTCGGTGATGACGCCGCCATGCTCGACATCGTCACCAGCGCCAACCTGGCCTGCGGTTTTCACGCCGGCGATCCGGCCGGAATGCTGCGCACCGCACGAGCCGCCGCCGAGCGCGGTGTGCGCATCGGCGCCCAGGTGAGCTACCGCGATCTCGCCGGGTTCGGCCGCCGCTTCATCGACGTCGCACCAGCCGAGCTGACGGCCGAGGTGATCTACCAGATCGGTGCGTTACAGGCCCTTGCCCACGCAGCCGGATCCACTGTCGGCTACGTCAAACCCCATGGCGCGCTGTACAACACGATCGTCACTCACCGCGACCAGGCCCGCGCCGTCGCCGAGGCGGTGCGCGCCGTCGACCCCGGCCTGCCGGTGCTGAATCTGGCCGGTTCGGTGTTCTTCGAGGAGGCCCAGCGGCTCGGATTACGCACCGTCGCCGAAGCATTCGCCGATCGGGCCTACCGCCCCGACGGCACGCTGGTATCCCGTCGCGAAGAGGGTGCGGTACTAGATGACCCCGAACAGATCGCCGAGCGGGTGGCCCACATGGTACGCACCGGCCAGGTGCAGGCCGTCGACGGATCCAGCATTGACGTGCACGCGGAATCGATTTGTGTACACGGAGATTCGCCCGGCGCGGTGACGATCGCCGGCGCGGTCCGCGATCGCTTGCTGCGCGACAGTGCCGAGTTGGTGGCATTCGTCTGA
- a CDS encoding MBL fold metallo-hydrolase — MRLKLGRPDIANHRDRFDLSDADPDAALSITWLGVSTLLVDDGTSALLTDGFFSRPTLLDVGLRRLTPSNARIDHCLNRAGIHRLAAVLPVHTHFDHAMDSALVAERTGARLIGGESAANIARGHGLSTDQIVVATPGEELTLGPFAVTLIESHHCPPDRFPGAITAPVIPPARASAFRCGEAWSTLIYHTPSDRRLLIQGSAGFLPGALDGRRADIAYLGVGQVGVQPQDYIEQYWEQTVTAVGARRVVLIHWDDFFRPLTEPMIALPYAVDDLDVSMRVLSRLAERDGVSLHMPTVWQRADPWI; from the coding sequence ATGCGACTCAAACTCGGCCGGCCCGATATCGCCAACCACCGCGACCGTTTCGACCTGTCAGACGCCGACCCTGACGCCGCACTGTCGATCACCTGGCTGGGGGTGTCGACACTGCTGGTCGACGACGGCACCTCAGCGTTGCTGACTGACGGCTTCTTTTCCCGCCCGACACTGCTCGACGTCGGCCTGCGCCGGCTCACCCCGTCCAACGCGCGCATCGACCACTGCCTGAACCGGGCCGGCATCCACCGCCTGGCCGCAGTCCTACCCGTGCACACCCATTTCGACCATGCGATGGACTCCGCGCTCGTCGCCGAACGCACCGGCGCCCGGCTGATCGGCGGCGAGTCCGCCGCCAATATCGCTCGCGGACATGGCCTTTCAACCGATCAGATCGTCGTCGCGACCCCGGGCGAGGAACTGACCCTTGGCCCGTTCGCCGTGACCCTGATCGAATCCCATCACTGTCCCCCGGACCGGTTCCCCGGGGCGATTACCGCACCGGTCATACCGCCGGCGAGAGCCTCCGCATTTCGCTGCGGCGAGGCCTGGTCGACGCTGATCTACCACACCCCGAGCGATCGGCGGCTGCTGATCCAGGGCAGTGCCGGCTTCCTGCCCGGCGCCCTCGACGGCCGCCGCGCCGACATCGCCTACCTGGGTGTCGGCCAGGTCGGCGTACAACCGCAGGACTACATCGAGCAATACTGGGAGCAGACGGTGACCGCCGTCGGCGCTCGCCGGGTGGTGCTCATCCACTGGGACGACTTCTTCCGGCCACTCACCGAACCGATGATTGCGCTGCCGTACGCGGTTGATGATCTCGACGTGTCGATGCGCGTGTTGTCGAGGCTCGCCGAACGTGACGGGGTGAGCCTGCACATGCCGACGGTGTGGCAACGCGCCGACCCGTGGATCTGA
- a CDS encoding SLC13 family permease, which produces MIIALVALGVVLVFAIVRPAGWSEAVVAVPAAAVVIAVGAVSTSDATAEVTRMLPVVGFLAAVLVLAKLCDDQGLFQAAGTWMARGSRGTPRRLLGQVFLMAAATTAILSLDATVVLLTPVVLATVRTMRVPARPHLYATAHLSNSASLLLPVSNLTNLLAFSTAGLSFTRFSALMIAPWVAAITVEHVVLRLVFRRDLAVVRAEAPPLAPAKPVFVLVVLGLTLVGFAVTSLLGLSPAWAALAGAVVLGVWSLVQRRSTIGGITRSVHLPFLLFVLALAVVVKAVMVNGLDHCAADLLPTGGGLAALLGIAVLAALLSNVVNNLPAVLVLLPLVAGSGPAAVLAVLIGVNIGPNLTYVGSLSNLLWRKVLRDHDEPTTVREFTWLGALTVPACLVIAVLALWAGVQLIGV; this is translated from the coding sequence CTGATCATCGCCCTGGTCGCGCTTGGGGTCGTGCTGGTGTTTGCGATCGTCCGCCCGGCGGGCTGGTCGGAGGCGGTGGTCGCGGTCCCGGCGGCCGCCGTGGTGATCGCCGTCGGCGCGGTATCCACCTCGGATGCGACCGCCGAAGTGACCCGGATGCTCCCGGTGGTCGGGTTTCTGGCCGCGGTGCTGGTGCTGGCCAAACTGTGCGATGACCAGGGACTGTTCCAGGCCGCAGGCACCTGGATGGCCCGTGGCAGCCGCGGTACACCGCGGCGGTTACTCGGCCAGGTATTCCTGATGGCCGCGGCGACGACGGCGATCCTGAGCCTGGACGCCACTGTCGTCCTGTTGACCCCGGTGGTGCTGGCGACCGTCCGAACGATGCGGGTTCCGGCTCGGCCACACCTGTACGCCACCGCGCATCTGTCCAACTCGGCCTCGCTGCTACTGCCGGTGTCCAACCTGACCAATCTGCTGGCGTTCAGCACCGCCGGACTGTCGTTCACCCGGTTCAGCGCCTTGATGATCGCGCCGTGGGTGGCGGCGATCACGGTGGAACACGTGGTGCTGCGGTTGGTTTTTCGGCGTGATCTGGCCGTGGTGCGGGCCGAAGCCCCGCCGCTGGCGCCGGCGAAGCCTGTGTTCGTACTCGTCGTACTGGGCCTGACCCTGGTCGGATTCGCGGTGACGTCATTGCTTGGGCTATCACCTGCGTGGGCAGCATTGGCCGGTGCGGTTGTGCTCGGTGTGTGGTCACTGGTCCAGCGGCGCAGCACGATTGGCGGAATCACCCGCTCCGTGCACCTGCCGTTTCTGCTGTTCGTGCTAGCGCTCGCGGTGGTGGTGAAAGCGGTGATGGTCAACGGCCTCGACCACTGTGCCGCCGACCTGCTACCCACGGGTGGCGGGCTGGCCGCGCTGCTCGGGATCGCGGTGCTGGCCGCACTGCTGTCCAACGTCGTCAACAACCTACCCGCCGTCCTGGTACTGCTGCCGCTGGTGGCCGGCAGCGGACCGGCCGCAGTGCTGGCAGTGTTGATCGGGGTGAATATCGGGCCCAACCTGACCTACGTCGGGTCACTGTCCAACCTGTTGTGGCGCAAGGTGTTACGCGATCACGATGAACCGACCACTGTGCGCGAGTTCACTTGGCTGGGTGCGCTGACAGTCCCCGCCTGCCTGGTGATTGCCGTGCTGGCGTTATGGGCCGGGGTACAGCTGATCGGGGTGTAG